The Cyanobacteriota bacterium genome segment CCACGGCAACACGTACACTGGGCAGTGCTTTTACTTCTGGGTATAGCGATCGCAAACAATCGACAACTAAATCTGGCCGACGATAGTTAACAATGACAACCAGAAGCTGTAGCGGGCTGGTCCAAACACTAGCAGTCATAGGGTTAAAGAATGGCTGATAAATGATTAGATGCAGACGAGGCAGGCATTTGAGTGGTGATGTAGTTTCGCAGAATTTCTGCCATCACAGCGACATTTGGCTCTTGGAGCATACTGGCATGACCGCCAGGTACATCGTACACTTTCACGCCCTTGATTGTTCGTCGCTCCCAGCCTAGTAATGGGTCGCTGTAAATATGGCTAAACGGCTCATCAGTGCCTGTGCCTTCCGTTGCTCGCAACAATACTAGCTCACCGTCAAAGGGTTCAAGGGGACGATAGTCTAGCTCGGCGTAGTTGTAGGCTGTACGTACAGAAATGGGTGCTAGCCAAGCTGGTATCGGACGGTTGCGATCAAGGCAATAACGAAACAAGCGCATCTTCAGGTTTTGCTGTAGTCTCTTGAAGCGGCTAGTCACCTCGTATTGCACCAAGTTAGTTACCTTTTGCCAGACTTTGGTGAGGATAAATAGCCAGCGCTGCCAGTGGGGTAGCTTGCTGCCTTGACTCAGTGCTTCAGAAAAACGGCTCATGCGTTGTCCAGCAATGTGGCCAACCCGTTTAGGTGCTGCTACATCGGCAGAATCCATCAGGGCTACCAAACCAATCTGCTGACCTTGTGCTCGCAGTTGCCGTGCCACTTCATAGGCCAACACGCCACCCGCGCACATGCCTCCCAGAAAGTAGGGGCCAACGGGTTGCACGCCGCGAATTTGGTCAGCGTAGTAGCTTGCCATGTCTGTAATGCGAGTATGGAGCATGGGAAATTGGTCGTTGCCAAGGGGCTGCACACCATAGACAGGTAAAGATGGATCCATGCGCTTTGCTAGGTTGCGATAGAGCAGGGTTTCGCCGTCACCATCGTGGATTAGAAACAGAGCGTAGTTGGCATCTCCGGGCTTCAGCAAGACAACGGATCCCTTAACGGTTTGCTGATCAGTTTTGTTGATCAAGTCAGCGAGTTGGGCGATCGTGGGTGCTGCCAAAATCGTTGTTAGAGGCAGTTTTTTGCCAAATTCTTGCTCTATCCAAACAAATAGCTCCACCGCTAGTAGAGAGGTGCCGCCTAGGTCAAAGTAGTTATCTTCGATACCAACGGCATCAAGGCGCAACAGCTTACACCACTGTGCCGCTAGCAGGTGTTCTGTAGCGGTCTGTGGGGGCACAAACGCTTGCTTTAGAGAGCGAGCTGATTTTGCTCGTCTTTCCAATTGGGCAAGGATTTGCTCTGGCTGATATAGCTCAAGGGCAATGCGTGTCTGTTGGGCAGATTTGTCGATCGCGGTAGCCTGACTACCATTCACGCTAGAACTCTTTGCCTTGGGCTTCTCGTCTGCAAGGGCCAGCACTTCAGCATTAGGTGTATGGGTAACTGTAGCAGCATAGTCTGCTGGAAAGCGATAACAGGCACCGTCTCCGTCGGGTTGTTTGTAGGCTGCCCCCACACTGTCAAGGAAGTTGAGGACAGGCAGGTTTTTCTTAGTAGGACGGTAGGGTATTAGTACGTAGTTCAATCCCTTGCTCTGGGCAACAGTCCCCAAATGGTTGAGCATAGCATGTTCTACCCCTCGTCCCAGTACTCGGCAACTGAGTAAGAAGGAATCAACTTGCAGAGCATTATCAGCCGTGCCGAAGATCATCACTCCCACAAGCCCATAATCGCCAAAACGATCACTGACCTGCACCATACGGCACTCTAGCCCAGCTTGGGCAAGCTGCTGAATCTCTGTCTCTGAGCGTCGGATCGTGGTGATATTAAACTGGTTAGTGCGCTGAGTAAGCTGAGAAACACGAGGAATTTGCTCCTCTGTGGGAACGTCGATTGTAATCGTGAGGTTAAGACCAGCCAGGAAGTCACTGA includes the following:
- a CDS encoding HAD-IIIC family phosphatase: MLTEAAVVKEPRAQDQTIAIAATFTAEPLEDSLSFWLQTLNLSAGVEFAPYNQIFQELLNPSSLLAQNRQGVNIILVRWEDWQRELAEHDDSIAQVERNLDDLIVALRAATGRSSTPYIVGLCPSSPAVQADPSRAAFFQRITEQFIAETSSIPGLYLVQTADFALYPVANYYDPSRDKLGHIPFTPLFFATLGTILARKIYALKHPPYKVIVLDCDNTLWKGVVGEDGVMGIEIPPPWQELQAFMVKQQQAGMVICLCSKNIEADVMEVFDQRQDMILKREHLVAWRVNWMPKSENLKSLAQELNLGLDSFIFIDDNPVECAEVRSACPEVLTLQLPIAGDIPQFLNHIWAFDHLKVTEEDKQRTALYKQNIERSRFQKEAPTISDFLAGLNLTITIDVPTEEQIPRVSQLTQRTNQFNITTIRRSETEIQQLAQAGLECRMVQVSDRFGDYGLVGVMIFGTADNALQVDSFLLSCRVLGRGVEHAMLNHLGTVAQSKGLNYVLIPYRPTKKNLPVLNFLDSVGAAYKQPDGDGACYRFPADYAATVTHTPNAEVLALADEKPKAKSSSVNGSQATAIDKSAQQTRIALELYQPEQILAQLERRAKSARSLKQAFVPPQTATEHLLAAQWCKLLRLDAVGIEDNYFDLGGTSLLAVELFVWIEQEFGKKLPLTTILAAPTIAQLADLINKTDQQTVKGSVVLLKPGDANYALFLIHDGDGETLLYRNLAKRMDPSLPVYGVQPLGNDQFPMLHTRITDMASYYADQIRGVQPVGPYFLGGMCAGGVLAYEVARQLRAQGQQIGLVALMDSADVAAPKRVGHIAGQRMSRFSEALSQGSKLPHWQRWLFILTKVWQKVTNLVQYEVTSRFKRLQQNLKMRLFRYCLDRNRPIPAWLAPISVRTAYNYAELDYRPLEPFDGELVLLRATEGTGTDEPFSHIYSDPLLGWERRTIKGVKVYDVPGGHASMLQEPNVAVMAEILRNYITTQMPASSASNHLSAIL